CATCAGGGGAATGGTTTGGCGCAGCTCGTCCGGCTGCGGCGGGCGGTTGGCTTTGTAGGCCGCATCCATTTCATGCCGAAAGGTTGGGGCATGCGTATCCCAGGCAACCGCAATATGGGTAGGCTTTTCGGATTCAAGCAGCTTCACCAGCGTATTTGCAAAGCCCATGAGCGAACCGGTAGGTACGCCTTCTGAATTCCTGAGGTTGGTATTAATAAAAGCGAAATAGGAGCGGTATGCCAGCGCATGCCCATCGATTAAAAATAACTTTTTGTTTTTTTGAGACATAAAAAATGGAGAATTGTTTTATTTTAATTCTGCTCAAGATAGGCTTCTGTTACAAAAGCACAAAGCATATCGCCTGCCTTAACGTTGTGTATATTTAAAAATAACCGCAGGTCAGCTGCTTTTGTCATCAGTCATATACGGCAAACTCAAACGGGGAATCATGATATGTTACCCGGATTGCCTGATCACATCGTATGGTCGGGTTTAGTAGAATTAAAATTGCTTTATTGAGGACATTTTATTGGTTAAACGATATACTGTAGGCCGGGCAGCGGTATCGGCCGTAAATCTTAGTGTTGTTCTTGACATCTGTCAGCAGCTTGCTGCACGCGGACCGCTGGGCTATATTTGCCTTACAACCGCAACACAAATGCACAAGGCCCAGCAGGATGAGAGCTTAAACAAACTCCTGTCAGATTCATTCCTGACGTTATGCAGCAGCAAGACCATAGCATTAACAGGGCAAAGGCAGGGCTTCAGACACTGCGGCGCCGTGGACCCTGTTATGCTCATGCACAGTTTATTCCTGACATCCGCCATGCAAGGTCAGAGCCATTATTTTTACGGCGCGGACGCAAAGCAAATGCGACAGCTCAAGGACTACGTAAAAAACTCTTATATGGCCATCCGGATTGCGGGCACAACCGTGATCAGCGGAGACAGTACGACCGAAGATATCAAAACACTCGCCAAAACGCTGAACGAGCTGAAACCAGCCTTTTTCTGGTGCGGACTCCCCTCACCCCAACAGGAATCTCTGCTTGCAAGCCTGCAGCCGCAGCTCACCCATACAAGCTGTATTGGCGTTGGCTCTGCATTTCAAGCGCTTGCGGAGGCCGGGATTGTGCTTCCGGACCCCGGCAAACGTACCCTGCCGGGTAAAAGCAGGTTTCTGGCCCTGCGCAGGTCTGTCACAACGGATAAACTTCCGGTTCCTGTTATGCTTTGGCTGCTGAAACTTCGGCTCAAAACCTTATTTTCGGGTAAAACCAAGGGCCGTGAGAGGCGCAAGCACTCATCGCGTGCAAACAGCCGTAACAGCGGCAGCGGCAGTAGCCGCTCTCGCACACTTAGCCGAA
This genomic stretch from Cyclonatronum proteinivorum harbors:
- a CDS encoding WecB/TagA/CpsF family glycosyltransferase, giving the protein MVKRYTVGRAAVSAVNLSVVLDICQQLAARGPLGYICLTTATQMHKAQQDESLNKLLSDSFLTLCSSKTIALTGQRQGFRHCGAVDPVMLMHSLFLTSAMQGQSHYFYGADAKQMRQLKDYVKNSYMAIRIAGTTVISGDSTTEDIKTLAKTLNELKPAFFWCGLPSPQQESLLASLQPQLTHTSCIGVGSAFQALAEAGIVLPDPGKRTLPGKSRFLALRRSVTTDKLPVPVMLWLLKLRLKTLFSGKTKGRERRKHSSRANSRNSGSGSSRSRTLSRKPKR